The Lacipirellula parvula genome window below encodes:
- a CDS encoding alpha/beta hydrolase family protein has translation MSRVRCAKFVLICVVCWLTQSAALRLQAEEVSQETYGEALSKRLGLPVVNLDVDGHRAFVILPDEQKQATPQPWIMYAPALPAYPDASEAWMQRQFVDAGIAVAGIDAGEAYGSPAGCEALSKLYEQLVERRDFARKPCLLGRSRGGLWVTNWAVEHPEQVAGIAGIYPVFDLSAYPSIAKAAPAYNLTETELQRQLDKHNPVARLQPLIDARTPMFMVHGDVDEVVPLESNSAAVAEKFKAAGAGDCVTVKVIAGQGHNFDEAFFHCQELVDFAIARAKDGAK, from the coding sequence ATGTCGCGTGTACGTTGCGCCAAGTTTGTCCTCATTTGCGTCGTTTGCTGGCTGACTCAATCTGCGGCGTTGCGTCTGCAGGCGGAAGAGGTAAGTCAGGAAACCTACGGTGAAGCGCTCAGCAAGCGGCTTGGCTTGCCGGTCGTCAATCTCGACGTCGACGGGCATCGCGCATTTGTCATTCTCCCCGACGAACAGAAGCAGGCGACGCCGCAGCCCTGGATTATGTACGCCCCGGCATTGCCGGCCTATCCCGACGCCAGCGAAGCGTGGATGCAGCGGCAGTTCGTCGACGCCGGCATCGCGGTCGCGGGCATCGACGCCGGCGAAGCGTACGGCAGCCCTGCAGGTTGCGAGGCCCTCAGCAAACTGTACGAGCAGCTGGTTGAACGCCGCGACTTCGCCCGCAAACCGTGCCTCCTCGGCCGCAGCCGCGGCGGCCTGTGGGTTACGAACTGGGCCGTCGAGCACCCTGAGCAGGTGGCTGGAATCGCAGGCATCTATCCAGTGTTCGATCTCAGTGCGTACCCCAGCATCGCCAAGGCAGCGCCAGCTTACAATCTCACGGAAACGGAGCTTCAACGGCAACTCGATAAGCACAATCCGGTCGCCCGTTTGCAGCCACTCATCGACGCTCGTACGCCGATGTTCATGGTCCACGGCGACGTCGACGAAGTGGTGCCGCTCGAATCAAACTCCGCCGCCGTGGCCGAGAAATTCAAGGCCGCCGGCGCCGGCGATTGCGTCACGGTGAAGGTCATTGCAGGCCAAGGCCATAACTTCGATGAAGCCTTCTTCCACTGCCAAGAGCTCGTCGACTTCGCGATCGCCCGGGCGAAGGACGGCGCGAAGTAA